The DNA window TTCGACACCCCCCAAAAAACCTGGAATCGCCTTTGGCTGTTCAACTTGGGTTAGCTCTCAACTGTGAGCTATTGGCAGAGCCGGTCCAGACAAGTGCCGACGCCCTCGTCGGCACTTCTCCCAAGCAGCCCAGGTGCTTTCGGACCTGGGCCATCTATCCCGCGCGTGCATCCGATCGTGATCTTGGTTGTACAAGCTCTTGGAATCGGTGGGCCGCTGGTCGGGACTTCCCTGAGAGCACCTCAGTCTAGAGGCGGAAGTGCGCGATGGAGCCACCCGAACGAGAAGAACTGTTTACGATGAACTACGGCCCAGAGCCGAGTCCCCGGCGATGCAGCACGCGAGAGAAGACGTTCCTCCTGCTGATCGTTGCTGCGTTACTTCTCTTCGCAGTGATGTTCCTGAGGCCACGGCTGAACGGAGGTCCTGACGCGTCCGTTCGCGTCACCCGCGTTTGTCTGGACACAGTGGCGGACTCTCTCCAGTCGTACCACCGCAGCGTAGGCTCATACCCGACTTCGCTCGCTGACCTGTGCCGCTTGCCCCCAGGGATGTCACAAGAAGTCTGGCGCGGGCCTTACGTGGACAGCGTCCACACGCTTAGGGATGGCTGGGGACAAGAGTTGCTGTACAAGAACCCCGGAATTCACAATCCCCAGCACTATGACCTCTGGAGCGCCGGCAAAGACGGCGAGGACGGGACCGACGACGACATCTGCAACTGGGTGTTAGACGATCCATGATCCGCATGGAACGGGATAGGGAATCGAGCCATGGAACACGATCCGCACACTGAACCCGTGACTCTGAACTACGCTTCGGCTCGAAGGACAGTGCCGCCAAACTCCGCCCTGATAATCCTCGTCACGCTGGCCTCGATCACGCTCTGTCCCATGCTATATTCGACATTCGTGACTTTGACCGCCCCTTGTTGCACTGGGTGCGGAGGCAGTAGCCAAACCAAAGCCGAGATGGCCTCACTCAGTAGCGTGCTTGCACTGTACCAATTGCACCTCGGCGCCTATCCGACCTCGCTCGATGACCTTGTGGTGCGGCCTTCCGGGGAAGCAGGGGCGAGGTGGAAAGGGCCCTACGTTGAAAACCCGGGCACACTCAGAGACACCTGGGGCCGACCGCTCCGCTACAAGTCGCCTGGCGTCAAGAACCTCGGGCACTATGACCTCTGGAGCGCCGGCCCGGACGGCGTCGACGGCACAGCAGACGATATCAACAACTGGTGAGACACATATCGTCACGGACAAGTGCTCTGCCTGACGAGAGGCCG is part of the Phycisphaerae bacterium genome and encodes:
- a CDS encoding type II secretion system protein GspG; protein product: MEPPEREELFTMNYGPEPSPRRCSTREKTFLLLIVAALLLFAVMFLRPRLNGGPDASVRVTRVCLDTVADSLQSYHRSVGSYPTSLADLCRLPPGMSQEVWRGPYVDSVHTLRDGWGQELLYKNPGIHNPQHYDLWSAGKDGEDGTDDDICNWVLDDP
- a CDS encoding type II secretion system protein GspG, whose protein sequence is MLYSTFVTLTAPCCTGCGGSSQTKAEMASLSSVLALYQLHLGAYPTSLDDLVVRPSGEAGARWKGPYVENPGTLRDTWGRPLRYKSPGVKNLGHYDLWSAGPDGVDGTADDINNW